In the Streptomyces sp. cg36 genome, one interval contains:
- the glgB gene encoding 1,4-alpha-glucan branching enzyme, with translation MLAGAHHDPHALLGAHQVRGGVSFRVLRPYARTVTVLAEGLRAALKDEGDGLFAGVLPLPEVPAYSLLVGYEDGELATEDPYRFLPALGELDLHLIGEGRHEELWTALGARPMTHQGVTGTRFTVWAPNALGVRVTGDFCYWDGTAYPMRSLGSTGVWELFLPGVGDGALYKFDITRPDGTHTLRADPMARRTEVPPATASIVTESHHEWRDELWMAARGDRPVHESPFSVYEVHLPSWRPRLTYRQLAEQLPAYVRDLGFTHVEFLPVAEHPFGGSWGYQVTGFYAPTARMGTPDDFRFLVDALHRAGIGVIVDWVPAHFPKDDWALASFDGRTLYEHEDPARSEHPDWGTLEFDYGRTEVRNFLVANATYWCEEFHVDGLRVDAVASMLYLDYSREEGQWSPNEHGGRENLDAVAFLQEMNATVYRRCPGVITIAEESTAWDGVTRATHHVGPGGFGGLGFGLKWNMGWMHDSLGYAAHEPVHRKYHHHEMTFSMVYAYSENYVLPISHDEVVHGKRALVTKMPGDWWQQRATHRAYLGFMWAHPGKQLLFMGQEFAQGAEWSETHGPDWWLLDPSYSAEPDHRGVRDLVRDLNTVYRDAPPLWQRDTDPAGFAWIAGDAAEDNVFAFLRHDADGAPLLAVSHFSPVVRHDYRLGVPDSVPAWTEVLNTDAARYGGGDLRNEDALKPETVPSHGRPASLTLTLPPLATVWLRPA, from the coding sequence CTGCTCGCCGGGGCCCACCACGACCCGCACGCGCTGCTGGGCGCCCACCAGGTGCGCGGCGGCGTCTCCTTCCGCGTGCTGCGCCCGTACGCACGGACCGTGACCGTGCTGGCCGAGGGCCTGCGCGCCGCGCTGAAGGACGAGGGCGACGGGCTGTTCGCGGGGGTGCTGCCGCTGCCGGAGGTCCCCGCGTACTCCCTGCTCGTCGGCTACGAGGACGGCGAGCTGGCGACCGAGGACCCCTACCGCTTCCTGCCCGCGCTCGGCGAGCTCGATCTGCACCTGATCGGCGAGGGCCGCCACGAGGAGCTGTGGACGGCGCTGGGCGCGCGCCCGATGACCCACCAGGGCGTCACCGGCACCCGCTTCACCGTCTGGGCCCCCAACGCCCTCGGCGTCCGGGTCACCGGCGACTTCTGCTACTGGGACGGCACCGCGTACCCGATGCGCTCGCTCGGCTCCACCGGGGTGTGGGAGCTGTTCCTGCCGGGCGTGGGCGACGGCGCGCTCTACAAGTTCGACATCACCCGCCCCGACGGCACGCACACCCTGCGGGCCGACCCGATGGCCCGGCGCACCGAGGTGCCGCCCGCCACCGCCTCCATCGTCACCGAGTCGCACCACGAGTGGCGGGACGAGCTGTGGATGGCGGCGCGCGGCGACCGGCCGGTCCACGAGTCCCCGTTCTCGGTGTACGAGGTGCACCTGCCGTCCTGGCGCCCGCGCCTGACGTACCGTCAACTGGCCGAGCAGCTCCCGGCGTACGTCCGCGACCTGGGCTTCACCCATGTGGAGTTCCTGCCGGTGGCCGAGCACCCCTTCGGGGGCTCCTGGGGCTACCAGGTGACCGGCTTCTACGCCCCCACCGCCCGGATGGGCACCCCGGACGACTTCCGCTTCCTGGTGGACGCGCTGCACCGGGCCGGGATCGGGGTGATCGTCGACTGGGTGCCCGCGCACTTCCCCAAGGACGACTGGGCGCTGGCCTCCTTCGACGGGCGCACGCTGTACGAGCACGAGGACCCGGCCCGCTCCGAGCACCCCGACTGGGGCACCCTGGAGTTCGACTACGGCCGCACGGAGGTCCGCAACTTCCTGGTGGCCAACGCCACGTACTGGTGCGAGGAGTTCCACGTCGACGGGCTGCGGGTGGACGCGGTCGCCTCGATGCTCTACCTGGACTACTCCCGCGAGGAGGGCCAGTGGTCGCCCAACGAGCACGGCGGCCGGGAGAACCTGGACGCGGTGGCCTTCCTCCAGGAGATGAACGCCACGGTCTACCGCCGCTGCCCCGGCGTGATCACCATCGCCGAGGAGTCCACGGCGTGGGACGGCGTGACCCGCGCGACCCACCACGTCGGGCCCGGCGGCTTCGGCGGACTGGGCTTCGGCCTGAAGTGGAACATGGGCTGGATGCACGACTCGCTGGGCTACGCCGCCCACGAGCCGGTGCACCGCAAGTACCACCACCACGAGATGACGTTCTCGATGGTGTACGCGTACAGCGAGAACTACGTCCTGCCCATCTCCCACGACGAGGTCGTCCACGGCAAGCGCGCCCTGGTCACCAAGATGCCCGGCGACTGGTGGCAGCAGCGCGCCACCCACCGCGCCTATCTGGGCTTCATGTGGGCCCACCCCGGCAAGCAACTCCTCTTCATGGGGCAGGAGTTCGCGCAGGGCGCGGAGTGGTCGGAGACCCACGGGCCCGACTGGTGGCTGCTCGACCCGTCGTACTCGGCCGAGCCCGACCACCGGGGCGTGCGGGACCTGGTCCGCGACCTCAACACCGTCTACCGCGACGCCCCGCCGCTGTGGCAGCGCGACACCGACCCGGCGGGCTTCGCCTGGATCGCGGGCGACGCGGCGGAGGACAACGTCTTCGCCTTCCTGCGCCACGACGCGGACGGCGCCCCGCTGCTCGCCGTCTCCCACTTCTCCCCGGTGGTGCGCCACGACTACCGCCTGGGCGTCCCCGACTCCGTCCCCGCCTGGACGGAGGTCCTCAACACGGATGCCGCGCGCTACGGCGGCGGCGACCTCCGCAACGAGGACGCCCTCAAGCCGGAGACCGTCCCGAGCCACGGGCGGCCCGCCAGCCTGACCCTCACCCTGCCGCCGCTGGCGACGGTGTGGCTGCGGCCGGCGTGA